The proteins below are encoded in one region of Streptomyces spinoverrucosus:
- a CDS encoding MOSC domain-containing protein, whose protein sequence is MGNAELHSIHVHPVKAFRALALREAVVEPWGLAGDRRWVLIDDGGKVVTQRQQPRLALAAAELLPGGGLRLSAPGLDPLTVPAPEPAGTVTVDIFGDKVEGGLADDAAHAWCSAYVGAGTRLVHMDDPATRRPVDPDYALPGETVTFADGFPLLLTSVASLDALNSLIAEDGLAAEGPLPMNRFRPNVVVAGTAPWAEDDWRRIAIGEVEFRVAKMCGRCVVTTTDQGTAERGREPLRTLGRHRRIGGKLIFGQNLVPRSRGTIRVGDPVRVLE, encoded by the coding sequence ATGGGGAATGCTGAGCTGCACTCGATCCACGTCCATCCGGTCAAGGCGTTCCGGGCCCTGGCGCTCCGGGAGGCCGTCGTGGAGCCCTGGGGGCTGGCCGGGGACAGACGCTGGGTGCTGATCGACGACGGGGGAAAGGTCGTCACGCAACGCCAGCAACCGCGCCTTGCGCTGGCCGCCGCCGAGCTCCTGCCCGGCGGCGGCCTCCGGCTGTCCGCGCCCGGTCTCGACCCGCTGACCGTGCCCGCCCCGGAGCCGGCCGGCACGGTCACGGTGGACATCTTCGGGGACAAGGTGGAGGGGGGCCTCGCCGACGACGCCGCGCACGCGTGGTGCAGTGCGTACGTCGGTGCGGGCACACGTCTGGTCCACATGGACGACCCGGCCACGCGACGGCCGGTCGACCCGGACTACGCGCTGCCCGGCGAGACGGTCACGTTCGCCGACGGCTTTCCCCTGCTGCTCACCTCCGTCGCCTCGCTCGACGCCCTGAACTCGCTGATAGCCGAGGACGGTCTGGCCGCGGAGGGCCCACTCCCGATGAACCGCTTCCGGCCGAACGTCGTCGTCGCGGGAACCGCGCCCTGGGCCGAGGACGACTGGAGACGCATCGCCATCGGCGAAGTCGAGTTCCGCGTCGCCAAGATGTGCGGCCGGTGCGTCGTGACGACGACCGACCAGGGCACCGCCGAGCGCGGCCGGGAACCCCTGCGCACCCTCGGGCGGCACCGCCGGATCGGCGGAAAACTGATCTTCGGCCAGAATCTCGTGCCCCGGTCGCGGGGCACGATCCGGGTCGGTGACCCGGTCCGCGTCCTCGAATGA
- a CDS encoding TerD family protein, whose protein sequence is MPKGSNVPVPTTALRVELGWRSGPGVPDTDASALLLVGGKVRSDADFVFYNQPQHSSGAIRHEGKRDAGGRVVDTLLVDLARVEPAVETVVLAASADGGTFAQVQDLYIEVKDAKGTVVARFDSAGATVETAFVLGEFYRRQGAWKFRAVGQGYSSGLEGLATDFGITVDEPQHTAPSAPPVTTTAPPPTPPAPVQLTKVTLTKASPSVSLTKQGGTSGAMRVNLNWQVRKQFSGWGGKRGRAVARHSDLDLDLGALYELNDGSKGVVQALGNTFGSLHRPPYIHLDGDDRTGALESGENLTINLDHKQAFRRILVFVTIYEGANSFADLHATVTLHPQFGAPIEFSLDECTVPSPVCALALITSTGGDLVVQREARYLVPDRGVSMQRAVDQAYGWGMNWTPGRK, encoded by the coding sequence ATGCCGAAGGGATCGAACGTCCCGGTGCCGACGACGGCGCTGCGGGTGGAACTGGGGTGGCGCTCCGGACCGGGCGTGCCCGACACGGACGCCTCGGCGCTGCTGCTGGTGGGCGGAAAGGTCCGCTCGGACGCGGATTTCGTCTTCTACAACCAGCCGCAGCACTCCTCCGGAGCGATCCGGCACGAGGGCAAGCGGGATGCCGGTGGCCGGGTCGTCGACACCCTGCTCGTCGACCTCGCGCGCGTGGAGCCCGCGGTCGAGACGGTCGTGCTCGCCGCGTCGGCGGACGGTGGGACGTTCGCACAGGTGCAGGACCTGTACATCGAGGTCAAGGACGCCAAGGGCACGGTGGTCGCGCGGTTCGACAGCGCGGGCGCGACCGTGGAAACGGCCTTCGTGCTCGGTGAGTTCTACCGGCGCCAGGGCGCCTGGAAGTTCCGCGCCGTCGGCCAGGGATACAGCAGCGGCCTGGAGGGCCTGGCCACGGACTTCGGCATCACGGTGGACGAGCCGCAGCACACGGCGCCCAGCGCGCCGCCGGTGACCACGACCGCGCCGCCGCCCACACCGCCTGCTCCCGTCCAGCTCACCAAGGTCACGCTCACCAAGGCCTCCCCGTCGGTCTCGCTCACCAAGCAGGGCGGAACGTCGGGCGCCATGCGCGTGAACCTCAACTGGCAGGTGCGCAAACAGTTCTCCGGGTGGGGCGGCAAGCGCGGCCGTGCGGTCGCCCGGCACTCGGATCTCGACCTCGACCTCGGCGCCCTGTACGAACTCAACGACGGCAGCAAGGGCGTCGTACAGGCCCTCGGCAACACGTTCGGGTCGCTGCACCGGCCGCCGTACATCCACCTGGACGGCGACGACCGCACCGGTGCCCTGGAGAGCGGCGAGAACCTCACCATCAACCTCGACCACAAGCAGGCATTCCGGCGGATCCTCGTCTTCGTCACCATCTACGAGGGCGCCAACTCCTTCGCCGACCTGCACGCCACGGTCACCCTGCATCCGCAGTTCGGCGCGCCGATCGAGTTCTCCCTGGACGAGTGCACGGTCCCCTCGCCGGTGTGCGCGCTCGCGCTCATCACCAGCACCGGCGGAGACCTGGTCGTCCAGCGCGAGGCCCGCTACCTGGTGCCGGACCGCGGAGTGAGCATGCAGCGCGCCGTCGACCAGGCCTACGGGTGGGGCATGAACT
- a CDS encoding DUF6643 family protein: protein MTSPRSTYGGGYYSASFPDTPIYDSLVAERGTPQIAPIRVPAAYDTPGSHLPALPSALPALPAAPSQPAYGYPQAPQPAPLQQAPTAYIPQQAAAPRGYPGPQPQQPRPAAPGGTGYEAMRPAAPRPTPAPYQDPYNNQQYRGY from the coding sequence ATGACCTCCCCCCGCTCCACCTATGGCGGCGGCTACTACTCCGCCTCCTTCCCGGACACCCCGATCTACGACTCGCTCGTGGCCGAGCGGGGCACCCCGCAGATCGCCCCGATCCGGGTCCCCGCCGCGTACGACACGCCGGGCAGCCACCTTCCCGCGCTCCCGTCCGCGCTGCCCGCCCTCCCGGCGGCCCCCTCCCAACCCGCCTACGGCTACCCCCAGGCGCCGCAGCCCGCTCCGCTGCAGCAGGCGCCGACCGCGTACATCCCGCAGCAGGCCGCCGCACCGCGCGGTTACCCCGGCCCGCAGCCGCAGCAGCCGCGCCCCGCGGCGCCCGGCGGCACGGGGTACGAGGCGATGCGCCCGGCGGCTCCCCGGCCCACCCCGGCGCCGTACCAGGACCCGTACAACAACCAGCAGTACCGCGGCTACTGA
- a CDS encoding Rv1733c family protein, translating into MRAVRGLWRWRHNPLRRTTDLVEAWVALAALLLILLVAPVIGSLAGSAAQDSLRRSVREQRESRHLVTATVVRELQRSTLAADPESASRDSRTRVLAHWTAPDGTEHNGSVLTRLKAPEPGDRFAIWTDEQGRTVARPLDPATATTHAVLAGFGAALLTACLVEAGRRLIVWRMVLRRYARWDQAWDRAGPDWGRTGTGS; encoded by the coding sequence ATGCGCGCTGTTCGCGGCCTGTGGCGCTGGCGGCACAATCCGCTGCGCCGCACGACCGATCTCGTGGAGGCCTGGGTGGCCCTGGCCGCCCTGCTGCTGATACTCCTCGTCGCGCCCGTGATCGGCTCCCTGGCCGGCTCCGCCGCCCAGGACAGCCTGCGGCGGTCCGTCCGAGAGCAGCGGGAGTCCCGGCACCTGGTGACAGCCACCGTCGTCCGGGAGCTGCAGCGTTCCACGCTTGCCGCCGATCCCGAGTCGGCCTCGCGGGACAGCCGGACGCGCGTGCTCGCCCACTGGACCGCCCCGGACGGCACCGAGCACAACGGCTCGGTCCTCACCCGCCTCAAAGCCCCCGAGCCGGGCGACCGGTTCGCGATATGGACCGACGAGCAGGGACGCACGGTCGCCCGCCCGCTGGACCCCGCCACGGCGACGACGCACGCCGTGCTCGCCGGATTCGGCGCGGCACTGCTGACCGCGTGCCTGGTCGAGGCCGGCAGACGGCTGATCGTCTGGCGCATGGTCCTTCGCCGGTACGCGCGTTGGGACCAGGCATGGGACCGGGCCGGCCCGGACTGGGGCAGGACCGGCACCGGCAGCTGA